The genomic segment CACTGCTGTTGTCTAACGCTATCCATTTTCCCAGAAACACAGGGCGGCTGTTGCAGAAATTGGGTCAGGCATAATCTGCAGGGCAGCAGAGCCTGGCTAGTCATGATTCTGCTAGGTAATGTAGCCATTAGCACGCAGTCAGAGATGGGTAGTGTGGGATGGGTAGCGGGTGGTGGGGGTCCCTTGTACATGATGTGACACCCAAGGAAAGCTGGTGAATGACACGGTTTTATTGCTCCCCATCAACCGTtggacatttgtgtgtgtgtgcgtgtgtgtgtgtgtgtgtgtgtgcgattcTACTCAGGCTTGTGTTTAGTATTTTTCACATTGAATTGTTATAGTCAGTTGAACTTTCGCTGTGGGAGTTCGTTTAACATGATGGACCTCTTGGAAAATCCGAACTAGCCTCTGAATTGGCCGGACATGCTGCACCGGGTGTCCAGAATGCAAAATGTAACTGATACAGTAATTCATTACGCAGACGGAGAAATGAGGGGAGCTTCGATTAATGACGGCAGGAGTCTTGAACTTTGACAGAACGCCTCTTTATTAGGATTCCCATTACAAGTCCTGATGCTTGAGAGCCATAAGAGGCAGACTTCAAATAGAAGATCCCGCCCAAAGGCATGATTGGCTTGTGATAgtgttcctctctcctccacccattATCTGCTCCTTAGTTACCTTAAGACAGCCTCACCTTCATCCACCTCATGATTTAAAGCCCAGACCTGCAGTGTTTTGAAACTTAAACAAATCTAAAAGACCGTGTAATGATGATTCAATTTAAAcacctttttatattttattctgtATGTAAGCTGTTATGCTCAGGTAACACATGAATATGAAAGCTACACTTTGAGGACGGCAGAAGGAAACCTGCATTTCATACAGTATTCACTCTGGCTCTGCAAATGCTTTTTTCTCACTTGCAACCTAATACTGATGTGATAATATGACGTAGAAGATGAGACATGTGAGCCAAAGTCCCTGTAAACTGCCTTTTAATTACACCCATGTCTTAGTTTTTTCTTTAGccatgatgacatcacagctgttcttaGTTTAAAACTACTTAATTTCTATAACATTAATTATTTACCATTTATTCCAGACCAGACTACTTCAGCCATAAGCATAAGAATGATCACAGACTATATAATGGGTTTGTGGACTGCTGTCATGTTTGTGTGAACAATCTTAAGCCTTGTTTGCAGTTATTGTAGGGTTTTTTGGTCTGATATAAAATTTTTAAATGCACATACTttacaaattattaaaataaaaacacgtaacacataaaataaaaccaagtcCAAGATTCACTGAAATAGAAAATTTATTGAATGTGTATGTTATTACTGAAGATTTAAATTACAATAGAAACAATGATATTTGTCTTGAAATGGAAGATTTGTGGTTTTTCCTGTCAGCACTGCATTGATGCTTATAGATGTGGCATCTATTTTTCTTGAATGGGATGTGAAGGCTAAACTCCCGCGTTATCAGAGAAGAAcgaagagaagaaaataaaagtacaaaattattataattaattatacaCACGGTGTATTTTATACATATAGGGAAGCTTGATTGCTTTCTTGTGAAACACAAAGTTGCTGCATATTAAAAATTCCCTCAACAAATAGATACAATTATTATACAAGGGTTATGTGGAGACACTTATAAGAaggtttgtattgtttttaatgCGTTTTACGTGGACTTGAGCGGTTATCATACACTAGAGTCAGTCAATACTCTATTTTGTTGTACAGGTTGTATAAAGGTAGCGCTGGCAGGTTGCTCCCCGGGTAGTACAGGGGCGTCGGAAAGGCGATGGACCGGGGAACCGGAACTCGCAACAAGGAGTTATCTCTGAAAACCAGCGGCATTCCCACTAGTGTCTGTGCGGAGGCGTGGGCCATGTTGGCCGCCTCCAGTTCGGCCGACAGTTGCCGTTTCCATTTGTTCCTCCTGTTCTGAAACCACGTCTTGACCTGAGTCTCCGTCAGCTGCAGGCTGGACGCCAAGCAGGCCCGCTCCGAGCTGCTCAGGTAGCGCTTCATGTCGAACGTGGACTCCAGCTGGTACACCTGGCTCCGGGAGAAAACCGTGCGCGTCTTCTTCTTGGCCGAGTTGCCCTGCTTGTCGGCACCGTCCGACTGTCTCTCCTCCGACAGGGGTGACATTTGATGGCAcggcctctcctgctcctctttgtaATCCTGCAGCAGAGGTTGCGGCAGGTGCGGCCGCCGCGCGAGCCCTTCGCTTCCGGGCAGTAGTCCTTTTGCGGGACCTGCGGGACGAGAGACGGGGTCGGTGATTATCAGAGGCAGCCGGTGTTTATCGCTGTCTGGCTTTATAAACAGCtgaatgataaaaaataatttcGCATCGTTTCAGTGTTGTCAAGTGTGAACTCTGGCTTGGTAATTCGGCAGCTGAAAGCGTGCgactttttaaataaacagtttagTATGAGTATGCTCGGTGTGCTGTAAACTATTAATTAAATCTCGCTCTATTTAACGCTCAATCGACGACGTGTAGTGCAGCCATTTTGGAAACATGTTTCATCAATTAGTAGGCGCAATTAAATTTGCTCTCATGACTGTGCTGCACATAACAAACAAGGGATGTGTCACAGTAATAAAATGTGAGCTGAAGTAACAGAAACATAAGCGGGTGGATTCTAACAAATACATCTACGTTTTAAAATTTGCCAGCaattataaaaaatgtatataactTTGCATAGGTTGCGATGAAATAATAATTCCAAttctactactaataatatGGGCTTACCTAAACACGAGAAGCCGTGAGCTTGGTGCTGGCTGCATGGCTCGCTGTGACCCGTGTCGGAGCAGAAGCAGTCCGCTGAGTCCTCCCCGCCGCTGCACTCCTCCTCCGAGGACACCGACAGCGAGCGcctccgcggcggcggcggcggcggcccctTGGAGAGCTCCTTGGTCCCGGAGCGCGGCGCATCGGACTGCGTGCCCAAAATCGACTGAATGGTAAAGCTGGAAATCGGGCCCGACGAGCACTTGTTCCCGCTGTCTTCTGCGCTACTCATTCTCGCTTCATAACAGTATTGAAGTATTGACTGAATCTGTCTGTCCCTTTTGTATTCCGTTATTGCTTTCTATAGGACTGGTGCGTAAAAATTAGACTGCCTCCTTTGTCCTCTTTTTGTAGCCCGTTTAATTGTGCAGGTATAACATTGAAGGAGTTGGAGGTGTTTTTTCTGGAGCTCGGGGAACATGAGTGTATTcctgatcctcctcctcacgctctGGATCAGAGGCAGCAAGCTTGCGTTGCTTCATTTGCATGTAGGTAAGAGCCTCCTGGGCCAATGGCAGCTTCCAGCACGAGCCCGGAAATTTCAAATTCCCGTCAAGGTTTTGAGATGGGATGAGGAAAGCGAGGGAGTTGAGGAAGATCAACAGTGCTCATCCCTGCATGTGGATACACTTAGGACGGTATAGGCTAATGCCTTTAGCATATTCGGAAAGGGGCATTTCAATTGAATTATAAACCTACTGCACAATGAAGGATGCACAATGGGATGCAAAATAATTCTTCATTGTGGGATTGTACGTGTGTGCGGAAAAAAACGTTGGGATGTTTTAATTCCTTCAGATGCAAATTAGTTTTTGATTAAATTTAATCTTCCTGatcaatttttaaaaaatacattgtCAAATATTCTTTAAGAAATTACacgtttttgcttttacttttacaaaaaaattTTTAATACTTCAGATGTTTTAGCACCAGCTGCATTAATATGCAGACTTGTGCTGTAACCAGGAAAAGGGCTCAGTCAACTGGAGATGACCTCATGCAACCACTAATAAgtcgtttatttatttatttttttccttttgtgaaTGCTAAATTGTCCGGCTGATGGTGACACGCGTACAGCCTTGGAACTAATACAGAGGCCCAACTCATTTTTCCTGAAAATAATAAACTCATTCCGCGTCCATTATCTGCGATTAAGAATTAATTTGATCATTACTGAGCTAATCTGCCTCGCGATGACCGTGCATGGAGTGGAGGCCGGCTAATTGATTGAGTAATTGATTGGAGGTGGTGGGGGCTCGCTCCGCGCACGTCTCTGTGCGCGTGAGAGTGCGAGAGGAGGGGGGCgcacttcctccctccttcaccagccgtgctttgactgtgtgtgtgtgtgtgtgtgtgtgtgtgtgtgtgtgtgtgtgtgtgtgtgtgtgtgtgtgtgtgtgtgtgtgtgtgtgtgtgtgtgtgtgtgtgtgtgtgtgtgtgtggctggctgCGAGACAGCTGCAGGGCTTGAGTCGGCGGTTCGGCCATATTATCCCGTTTGCTGCTTTGTGCCGGAGCCCCAGACACATTACAAATAGGCTGCGTTAACGCAGACCGCGGAAGGGGAAGACGCTGGCTACGGTGATGAAGGTGGTCGTGTTGTCGATGATGACAGTCGAGTCTGTCGTCATCGGGCAGCCAGACCGAAGCATCTGGATCCGTGCGTAAATACCGTCGACTTGCGGCGGGGCTGGCAGCTGCTAAATGAGCTTAACAAAACGCTTACGCAGGGGAGGTGTTCCTGAAGGGGGGTAAATATATGAGGGCAGTCGGGGCGCGTGCTGGATTTATGGTGGTTATACATACGGCGTGAAATCTGCAATGACAGTTAAATGGGTTTATTTTATATGCCGCTCTTCTCCAACAAAGACCTTTTTGTCGGCGGAGCTGCCCTGATCACTTTTAGACGACTTTTGCAAAGTGAGATCGGTTCATTATAGCGATAGTGGACATAACAGGCTGCTGTTGTGCTGTGGAATACAATATGAATTACACGCGCTTTCGCGTCGGAGTTGGCGTTCGCAAGCCAGGAAATGTAGCTCCCGGCCGATCACTATGGAAATGCTCATCCCCTTTACCCATGCTCCCGTGCGCGACCGAGGCCCAAACGAACGGGGGGCGCGCCTAACTCCGTGCTCTATCACAATGAAAGGTGGTGTATGGCCGCCCCGCCGCTATAAGCGAACAAGATCTTTAGCAGGAGAGAAAGGTCTGAGAAAGACAGATGAAGTTATGAGGTGCTTTGATCTGGGAATCAAGCTTcgataaatattaaacaaagacccTTTACACGTGTGTATTATGATATATGGCGTGTCCAAGTCTAGAATAAGGAAATTACCAGAGAAAATGATATCAATAAATTTTCTAAGTATAAACGTTGATTATGTTTCGA from the Betta splendens chromosome 15, fBetSpl5.4, whole genome shotgun sequence genome contains:
- the hmx2 gene encoding homeobox protein HMX2, whose protein sequence is MSSAEDSGNKCSSGPISSFTIQSILGTQSDAPRSGTKELSKGPPPPPPRRRSLSVSSEEECSGGEDSADCFCSDTGHSEPCSQHQAHGFSCLGPAKGLLPGSEGLARRPHLPQPLLQDYKEEQERPCHQMSPLSEERQSDGADKQGNSAKKKTRTVFSRSQVYQLESTFDMKRYLSSSERACLASSLQLTETQVKTWFQNRRNKWKRQLSAELEAANMAHASAQTLVGMPLVFRDNSLLRVPVPRSIAFPTPLYYPGSNLPALPLYNLYNKIEY